One Pseudomonas sp. MM213 genomic window, CGCCATCGGCAATTACGCCATGGCCATGTTCAGCGACGCGTTCAGCTGGATGGGCCGTCTGCCGACAACCGAGTCGCCCGCTGAGGAATGGCTGACCTGGGCGCTGGCAGAAGGGTTTGTGCTACCCAGCGGCCACCTTTGTGATCGCGCTCGCGAGCATCTGCACGATCTCGAAGCCCCCACACCCTCCGAGCGACTTCTCCAGCAATACGTCGATGCCGCCCATCGTGAGCCGGTGCACATCGCGATCCTGCAAGCAGACCGTTATCCCGGCGATCCGGAGTTACAGATTCGCATCGCCATCAGTCATCAGGACGGCTTCAGCCGGGTGCTGCAAACCAAGCAGGAGGTCGAACCGGGCAAGGCTTGGGTGGTGCTGGACGACGGCACCTTGAAACTCAAGGACGATGGCACCCCGCAGGAAGCCGAAGCCGCACGACGCTGGCGGGTCAGCGAGCCGGTCGAATACAACAACAAGGGTGAAAAAGTACGGATTTACCGGCCGTATTTCGCGGATAGGTGGGAAAACATCAAAGACCACTCAATGCGTGAACACGCCTATCACGATCAGCAGTTCTACGATGCAGCAGGGCGTCCGACCGAAACCGTGCTGGCGAAAAAAATGCTGCAAGGTGATCCACCGGAGCTGAAACCGCTGCGCCGGGAGATGTGGTACTGGATCTGGTGCACCGTGGCGTTTGACGAGAATGACCTGTTTGAGCCGCCGCCACCTCAAAAGCGCCGAATCAACAGGACGCTCCATTGAACAAAGGGCTCCATTCGCATACACCACAACTGGCGGTCGTCGACAACCGTGGCCTGCCAGTCCGTCAGGTCGCGTACTGGCGGCGAGACGCCGGTGAGCTCAGGCCCGAAGCGCTGGTGACGGCTCTGGAACATGACGGCGCGGGTCGCCTGGTGGCGCAACGGGATCCGCGCTTCCTCACGCCCGCGTCCCGCCCGAACATGGCCACGGTTTGCAGCCTGTCTGGCGCGGCGTTGTGCACTGAAAGTCGCGACGCCGGATGGCGTCTGGGATTGCCGGACAGGACCGGGCACATGCGCGAGCATTGGGATGGTCGAGGCAGCCATTGGCAGAACGAGTACGACGCACAGCGACGGCTGACCGCAGTCCATGAACAAACCCGAGGCTCGACCTTACGTACTGTCGAACACCTGACCTACGCCGACAACGCTGGTGAGTTCGCCGAGCGCAATCAGTGCGGACAATTGATCCGTCACGACGATCGGGCCGGTGTGGTCTGGCTCGACCAGCAAGCGCTCAATGGCGGCGTTATCCGCCAACGCCGACGGTTTCTGCCGGATCAGTCTGACGTCCATCCCCACTGGCCCGTCGTCGAAGTGGAACGCGACGCCCTGCTGCAACCCGGCGCGGGGTACATCACCGCGAGCCGTTTCGGGCCGTCGGGGCAAATGCTTGAACAAACCAATGCCGGTGGTCATCAACAACACTTCAGCGTTGATCGCGCCGGGCAATTGCAACGCATTGACCTAGCCCTCGAATCCCAAGGCCGGCAACCGCTGTTGAAAGCGGCGAGCTACAACGCCGAAGGCCAACTGCTGACCCAGGTAACCGGTAACGACGTCACCGGCAGCGCGACCTACGAGGCGGCGAGCGGCCGGTTGAAGCGCTTGACCGCCACCACCTCGGCATGTGCTCGCTTGCAGGACCTGCGTTATGAGTACGACCCGGTCGGCAACATTCTGCGGATAGTGGACCACACCCAACCCGTCACGTTTTTCGCCAACCAGCGTGTAGCGGCAGAAAACACTTACACCTACGACACTCTTGACCAACTCACGTGCGCCACAGGTCGTGAGACCGCCAATGCCGGTCAGACCCCGGGCTTGCCGGAGCTGATCACGCCCAGCCCCATCGACCCCGGGCGGCTGCTCAACTTCACCGAATTCTATGAGTACGACGCCAGCGGCAACCGCACCGAACTGCGTCATGTCAGTGATGGAAATCCGTTCAGGCAACAGCTGCGCGTCGATCCGCAGAGCAACCGCGCCCTGCCCTGGAGCGAGGGTGAAGACGAGCCGGACTTCCCGGGCAATTTCGACGCAAACGGCAACCAGCAATACCTGGCCCCCGGTGCACAGCCGATGACCTGGGATGCGTTGAATCAGTTGCAAAGCGTGACCACCGTCGGCCGCCCGACCGAGGCCGATGACGCTGAAGGGTATCGCTACAACGCGACCGGTGAACGGGTGGTCAAGTTCAGTACCCAGCAGGCCCATGCCGTGGCTCATCGGCGTGTCGTTCATTACCTTCCGGGGCTGGAAGTGCGCACCGCCGATGACGACGAAGAACTTCAGGTCATCTGCGTCCCACTGGCCCGTGGCAGCGTGCGGTGCCTGCATTGGGTCAAGGGCAAACCCGGCGATATCGAGGCTGATCAGTTGCGCTACAGCGTCGACGATCATCTGGGGTCTTGCAGTCTGGAACTGGATAAACACGCGGGTGTGATCAGCCACGAGGGTTATTACCCCTATGGCGGGACGGCGTGGTGGGCGGCGCGTTCGAAGGTCGATGCGGATTACAAGACCGTTCGGTATTCGGGCAAGGAACGGGATGCGTGTGGGCTTTATTACTATGGGTTTCGGTATTTCGCGCCATGGTTGGGGCGGTGGATTAACCCGGATCCCATGGGGGTTTTGGACGGATTGAACGTGTATCGAATGGTGGGGAACAACCCGATCAATTTTATTGATGTTCAGGGGGGAGCGAAGCAACCTCCCCACGTCACCGTTTCCATGAAGGGATCAACATCCTCAGCGTCCGACTCAGAGACTTCAATGGAACCGCCAGCGGCAGCGGCCTCTCGCCCTTCAACCCTCCAACCCGCCAAACCGCCAATGCCGCCTCCGATGCCACCGGCCGAATCCAGGACGTGGCGCGAATGGGGCAAGAGCACCGTTTTAACGGTCGTTAACTCGAAAGTCGGACTGGCCTTGCTTCCGGTGTCGACTTCAGGTCCTGCTAATGCGGCGGTGGTGGGGCTAGTTCTTACCGCCTCCCTGCAGTTGCTCGTACAAGGAGTGTTCTTTAATCCCGCCTGGTCACTTCCCAGTACCTGGAATCCAGCAAGTAATGGTACCAATCCCACTGCCGACGTAACACAAGCAGCCCACAGGGCCTTTAATATGATCAACACCGGCATAACCCTTGCTGGTGGAGTAGGCAGTCTCGTACTGGGCCCCTTGGTCGGCGACTATGTCGATGAACTCAGAGGCACCCGGTTAAAAGCTGCAAACAAAGCCAAGGCCGGTGAACTGAGCACCAACATCAACAGACTGATTGCCGAGCAGCGCTTGTTGGACGACGTCTCCAAGAACGTACAGCGCTCACTTCGTGAGCAGGTCCTGGAAGTCGAAAGCCTGATAGGCATTACGTGGAACACGATGGAGATGCTGGAGAAAATTGATAATCTGAGGCCCGAGCTTAACCTTCCAAGCGTTCCCTACTCGCCTCCATCCTCGCCCGAAGACACGGTTTCGAATACAGATTCGCAAATTGGTGATTCCCGTGATCACTCTTCAATGCAAAATCTGAGGAGAAGAGCTCCCTCGGTCGGTCCACCAATACACGTGTAGCGGATGCACGCCTGCAGATCGGCTGCAGCCCTAGTCTCTTCAAGCGGGTACAGCATGCTATCGTGCCCGCCCGACTCGCTATGTGTTTGTGCCAGCATGCTGCCGATTTCCCGTAACGTGCGTTTGTCGCTGTACATTCTGTTGATCATCGCCGGCGCAGCCCTTGCAGCCACCCTGGCCATGCGCCACGCCGAGCGCCAGGCCCTGGTGGAAGACGCCGCCCGCGCCAATCTGCAACTGGGCCTGTACGCCACCTCCCTGCACACCCTGATCGAACGCTACCGCGCCCTGCCCGCCGTGCTGGCGCTGGACCCGGAGCTGCGTTCGGCGCTTAACGGGCCGGTAACGCCGGAACAGCAGGACGCGCTGAACCGCAAGCTGGAAAAGATCAACGGTGCCGCCGAGTCCTCGACCCTGGAACTGCTCGATCACACCGGCCTCGCCGTGGCGGCGAGCAACTGGCGTTTGCCCAGCAGTTACGTCGGTCACAACTACGGTTTTCGCCCCTACTTCAGCCAGACCCGCACCCAGGGCACCGGACGTTTTTATGCAGTGGGCGTGACCAGCGGGATTCCCGGTTACTTCCTGTCCAGCGCCGTCACCGATGACGGCGGGAAGTTTCTCGGCGCCATGGTGGTGAAGCTCGAATTTCCCGAACTGGAGCGCGAATGGCGTCAGGGCAGCGACACGCTGCTGGTCAGCGATGCACGCGGGATCATCTTCATCGCCAATCAGCCCGGCTGGCGTTATCGCCAGTTGAAACCGCTGAGTGAAAGCGACCACGCCGAACTCAAGGCCACCCGCCAATACGACAAGCAACCGCTGACGCTGCTTGGCTATCAATCATTGCGGCGCTTTGACGACAACAGCGAACTGGCGCGGGTCGAAGGCCCGGACGGCAAAGCGGATTACCTGTGGGAATCCCTGCCGCTGACCGCCGAGGGCTGGACGTTGCACTTGCTGCGTCGTCCGCAAGTGGCGTTCGAAGACAGTCGCAATGCCGCCCTCGCCGCTGCCGGGTTGTGGCTGACGCTGGTGTTTCTGCTGCTGTTCCTCAACCAGCGCTGGCGCCTGGCCAAGATGCGCCAGCGCAGTCGCGAAGAGCTCGAACAGTTAGTGGAAGAACGCACCCGCGACCTGCGCACGGCACAGGACGGTCTGGTGCAATCGGCCAAACTTGCCGCACTCGGGCAAATGTCGGCAGCGCTGGCCCATGAAATCAATCAACCGTTGACCGCCCAGCGCATGCAATTGGCGACGCTGCGGTTGCTGCTCGATCACGGCCGGGTCGACGACGCCTACAAGGCACTGAAACCGGTGGATGAAATGCTGACGCGCATGGCCGCCCTCACCGGCCACCTGAAAACCTTCGCCCGCAAAAGCCCCAGCGGCTTGCGCGAACGCCTGGACCTGGCTTCAGTGGTGGACCAATCGCTGCAACTGCTCGACACGCGTCTGCGCGATGAACAGGTCAGCACCGTGCTGCACCTGACACGCCCGGCGTGGGTGCGCGGCGATGCGATTCGCCTGGAGCAGGTGCTGATCAATCTGCTGCGCAACGCCCTGGACGCGATGCAGGACAAACCCTGCAAACGCCTGGAAATCCGCCTCGAAGCCGACGAACAACTGTGGCGCCTGAGCGTCATCGACAACGGTGGCGGCATCGCCGAAGAAAATCTGCCGAAGGTCTTCGATCCGTTTTTCACCACCAAACCGGTGGGCGATGGCCTGGGCATCGGTCTGGCCGTATCCTTTGCCATCGTTCACGAATCGGGCGGCCGCCTGAGCGCCGATAATCACGACAACGGCGCGGTGTTCACCCTCACCCTGCCCATCGATCAGGAGGCGCCTGGCGCATGCTGAATTCTGTGATGGTGGTCGACGACGAAAGCAGCATCCGCAGTGCCGTCGAACAATGGCTGAGCCTGTCGGGTTTCGAGGTGCAGTTGTTCAGCCGCGCCGATGAATGCCTGGCGCAGTTGCCCAAGCATTTCCCCGGGGTGATCCTCAGCGACGTGCGCATGCCCGGCATGACCGGGCTGGAACTGCTCGCCGAAGTGCAGCGCCGCGATGCCGATTTGCCGGTGATTCTGCTGACCGGCCACGGCGATGTGCCAATGGCGGTCGATGCGATGCGCGATGGCGCCTACGACTTTCTCGAAAAACCCTTCAGCCCGGAAACCCTGCTCGGCAGCCTGCGTCGTGCGCTGGACAAGCGCCGACTGGTGCTGGAAAACCGCGCGTTGCACGAGCAGGCCGATAACCGCGCCAAACTCGACGCGACCTTGCTTGGTGTGTCCCGTGGCTTGCAGACATTGCGTCGGCAAGTGCTGGATCTGGCGGCGTTGCCGGTCAACGTGTTGATTCGCGGTGAAACCGGCAGCGGCAAGGAGCTGGTCGCCCGTTGCCTGCACGACTTCGGCCCGCGTGCCGACAAGCCGTTTGTCGCGCTGAACTGTGCGGCGATTCCCGAGCAATTGTTCGAGGCCGAGCTGTTCGGTCACGAGAGCGGCGCGTTCACCGGCGCTCAGGGCAAGCGCATCGGCAAGCTTGAATACGCCGATGGCGGCA contains:
- a CDS encoding RHS repeat-associated core domain-containing protein; this translates as MNKGLHSHTPQLAVVDNRGLPVRQVAYWRRDAGELRPEALVTALEHDGAGRLVAQRDPRFLTPASRPNMATVCSLSGAALCTESRDAGWRLGLPDRTGHMREHWDGRGSHWQNEYDAQRRLTAVHEQTRGSTLRTVEHLTYADNAGEFAERNQCGQLIRHDDRAGVVWLDQQALNGGVIRQRRRFLPDQSDVHPHWPVVEVERDALLQPGAGYITASRFGPSGQMLEQTNAGGHQQHFSVDRAGQLQRIDLALESQGRQPLLKAASYNAEGQLLTQVTGNDVTGSATYEAASGRLKRLTATTSACARLQDLRYEYDPVGNILRIVDHTQPVTFFANQRVAAENTYTYDTLDQLTCATGRETANAGQTPGLPELITPSPIDPGRLLNFTEFYEYDASGNRTELRHVSDGNPFRQQLRVDPQSNRALPWSEGEDEPDFPGNFDANGNQQYLAPGAQPMTWDALNQLQSVTTVGRPTEADDAEGYRYNATGERVVKFSTQQAHAVAHRRVVHYLPGLEVRTADDDEELQVICVPLARGSVRCLHWVKGKPGDIEADQLRYSVDDHLGSCSLELDKHAGVISHEGYYPYGGTAWWAARSKVDADYKTVRYSGKERDACGLYYYGFRYFAPWLGRWINPDPMGVLDGLNVYRMVGNNPINFIDVQGGAKQPPHVTVSMKGSTSSASDSETSMEPPAAAASRPSTLQPAKPPMPPPMPPAESRTWREWGKSTVLTVVNSKVGLALLPVSTSGPANAAVVGLVLTASLQLLVQGVFFNPAWSLPSTWNPASNGTNPTADVTQAAHRAFNMINTGITLAGGVGSLVLGPLVGDYVDELRGTRLKAANKAKAGELSTNINRLIAEQRLLDDVSKNVQRSLREQVLEVESLIGITWNTMEMLEKIDNLRPELNLPSVPYSPPSSPEDTVSNTDSQIGDSRDHSSMQNLRRRAPSVGPPIHV
- a CDS encoding sensor histidine kinase, coding for MLPISRNVRLSLYILLIIAGAALAATLAMRHAERQALVEDAARANLQLGLYATSLHTLIERYRALPAVLALDPELRSALNGPVTPEQQDALNRKLEKINGAAESSTLELLDHTGLAVAASNWRLPSSYVGHNYGFRPYFSQTRTQGTGRFYAVGVTSGIPGYFLSSAVTDDGGKFLGAMVVKLEFPELEREWRQGSDTLLVSDARGIIFIANQPGWRYRQLKPLSESDHAELKATRQYDKQPLTLLGYQSLRRFDDNSELARVEGPDGKADYLWESLPLTAEGWTLHLLRRPQVAFEDSRNAALAAAGLWLTLVFLLLFLNQRWRLAKMRQRSREELEQLVEERTRDLRTAQDGLVQSAKLAALGQMSAALAHEINQPLTAQRMQLATLRLLLDHGRVDDAYKALKPVDEMLTRMAALTGHLKTFARKSPSGLRERLDLASVVDQSLQLLDTRLRDEQVSTVLHLTRPAWVRGDAIRLEQVLINLLRNALDAMQDKPCKRLEIRLEADEQLWRLSVIDNGGGIAEENLPKVFDPFFTTKPVGDGLGIGLAVSFAIVHESGGRLSADNHDNGAVFTLTLPIDQEAPGAC
- a CDS encoding sigma-54-dependent transcriptional regulator, with the protein product MLNSVMVVDDESSIRSAVEQWLSLSGFEVQLFSRADECLAQLPKHFPGVILSDVRMPGMTGLELLAEVQRRDADLPVILLTGHGDVPMAVDAMRDGAYDFLEKPFSPETLLGSLRRALDKRRLVLENRALHEQADNRAKLDATLLGVSRGLQTLRRQVLDLAALPVNVLIRGETGSGKELVARCLHDFGPRADKPFVALNCAAIPEQLFEAELFGHESGAFTGAQGKRIGKLEYADGGTLFLDEIESMPLAQQVKLLRVLQEQKLERLGSNQSIRVDLRIIAATKPDLLDEARAGRFREDLAYRLNVAELRLPPLRDRREDIPLLFESFAHRAAERLGRTFAPLSGPQLSHLLSHDWPGNVRELANVAERQVLGLEEPTPAGIDPGQSLAAQQEAFEAHCLRAALTRHKGDVKAVLEELQLPRRTFNEKMQRHGLTREMFL